A single window of Microcoleus sp. AS-A8 DNA harbors:
- the rplB gene encoding 50S ribosomal protein L2, which produces MGIRSYRPYTPGTRQGTVSDFAEITRSEPEKSLVEFKHRAKGRNNRGVITSRRRGGGHKQLYRIIDFRRDKRNMPAKVAAIEYDPNRNARIALLYYQDGEKRYILHPDKLAVGTTVMSGPEAPIEIGNALPLKNIPLGTNVHNVELIPGRGGQIVRAAGATAQVVAKEGDYVTLKLPSTEVRMIRRDCYATIGQVGNLEHRNLSLGKAGRNRHRGRRPKVRGSVMNPVDHPHGGGEGRAPIGRSGPVTPWGKPALGAKTRKKKKQSSSLIVRRRRKTSKRGRGGRQS; this is translated from the coding sequence ATGGGCATCCGTTCTTATCGGCCCTACACTCCCGGTACTCGTCAAGGTACGGTCTCAGATTTTGCGGAGATTACGCGGAGTGAGCCAGAAAAATCACTAGTTGAGTTCAAGCATCGCGCCAAGGGTCGCAACAATCGCGGTGTCATTACCAGCCGACGTCGTGGCGGCGGACACAAACAGCTATATCGCATCATTGACTTCCGCCGCGATAAGCGCAATATGCCAGCTAAAGTGGCAGCCATTGAGTACGATCCCAACCGCAATGCTCGGATTGCACTTCTTTACTATCAGGATGGGGAAAAACGATATATTCTTCATCCCGATAAGTTAGCTGTAGGGACAACCGTGATGTCAGGTCCCGAAGCTCCGATTGAGATTGGCAACGCCCTGCCCCTGAAAAATATTCCCCTAGGTACCAACGTTCATAATGTTGAGCTGATTCCAGGACGGGGTGGCCAGATTGTGCGTGCCGCAGGCGCAACCGCTCAAGTCGTGGCGAAAGAGGGCGACTATGTTACCCTGAAACTTCCCTCGACTGAAGTCCGAATGATTCGTCGGGATTGCTACGCGACGATTGGGCAAGTCGGGAACCTAGAACACAGAAACCTGAGTTTGGGCAAAGCAGGCCGCAACCGACACAGAGGGCGTCGTCCCAAGGTGAGAGGAAGTGTCATGAACCCGGTGGATCATCCACATGGCGGCGGCGAGGGAAGAGCGCCTATTGGTCGCTCAGGCCCAGTCACACCCTGGGGTAAACCCGCCTTGGGCGCTAAAACCCGCAAAAAGAAAAAGCAAAGCTCTTCTTTAATTGTCCGGCGTCGGCGGAAGAC
- a CDS encoding 50S ribosomal protein L23 has translation MTEYDPRYLADLVRRPIVTEKATLLLEQNKYVFEVIPKATKPQIKAAIESLFEVKVTSVNTLNPPRKKRRVGKFVGYKAQYKRAIVTLAEGDSITLFPEV, from the coding sequence GTGACTGAGTATGACCCCCGCTACCTTGCCGATCTGGTGCGGCGTCCAATTGTGACGGAGAAGGCAACTCTGCTATTAGAGCAGAACAAGTATGTCTTTGAAGTGATTCCCAAGGCGACCAAACCACAAATCAAAGCCGCGATTGAAAGCCTTTTTGAGGTCAAGGTGACCAGTGTAAATACCTTAAATCCGCCGCGCAAAAAGCGTCGAGTTGGCAAATTCGTAGGTTACAAGGCTCAGTACAAACGAGCGATCGTCACCTTAGCCGAAGGAGATTCGATTACCTTGTTCCCCGAAGTATAG
- the rplD gene encoding 50S ribosomal protein L4, producing MVDCVVRDWQGEEVGQATLDLRVAKEESAAHVVHRALVMQMTNGRQGTASTKTRAEVRGGGRKPWRQKGTGRARAGSNRSPLWRGGGVTFGPKPKDYNIKMNRKERRLALRTAFQSRAEDLIVVQDFADQLPRPKTKELLGAFVRWGIEPEAKVLIIVPEIEEMVYLSARNIPTVKLIGASSLNVYDLLNADKIVTTDTALAKLQEVYSD from the coding sequence ATGGTTGATTGTGTGGTGCGCGATTGGCAAGGAGAAGAAGTCGGACAGGCGACTTTAGACTTGCGAGTTGCCAAAGAAGAAAGTGCGGCTCACGTCGTTCACCGGGCACTGGTGATGCAGATGACCAATGGTCGTCAAGGAACCGCTTCCACTAAAACCCGCGCTGAAGTTAGGGGGGGAGGACGCAAACCTTGGCGACAAAAAGGAACAGGTCGAGCGCGTGCTGGCTCAAACCGTTCACCTCTGTGGCGTGGTGGTGGTGTGACCTTTGGTCCCAAACCCAAAGACTACAACATTAAAATGAACCGCAAAGAGCGCCGATTAGCTTTACGGACGGCGTTTCAGAGTCGAGCCGAAGATTTGATTGTGGTGCAGGACTTTGCTGACCAATTACCACGGCCGAAGACAAAAGAGTTGCTAGGAGCGTTCGTTCGCTGGGGAATTGAGCCAGAAGCCAAAGTTCTCATCATCGTGCCTGAAATAGAAGAAATGGTCTATTTGTCAGCGCGCAACATCCCTACCGTTAAATTAATTGGCGCGAGCAGCTTGAATGTCTATGACCTGCTCAATGCTGACAAAATCGTGACGACCGACACAGCTCTTGCCAAACTTCAGGAGGTTTACAGTGACTGA
- the rplC gene encoding 50S ribosomal protein L3, protein MSVGILGTKLGMTQIFDEEGKAIPVTVVQAGPCTVTQIKTKQTDGYTSVQIGYDEVKPKALNKPELGHLAKSSAPPLRHLREYRLDDTASFELGQALKADIFTAGQIVDVAGTSIGRGFAGYQKRHNFKRGPMAHGSKNHRLPGSTGPGTTPGRTFPGKRMAGRLGGTRVTIRKLQVVRVDTERNLLLIKGAVPGKPGALLSIAPTNKVGR, encoded by the coding sequence GTGTCTGTCGGTATCCTCGGCACTAAACTCGGCATGACCCAAATTTTCGACGAGGAAGGAAAAGCAATTCCTGTCACCGTCGTCCAAGCAGGTCCATGCACCGTAACACAAATAAAAACGAAACAGACGGATGGCTACACCTCCGTTCAAATTGGTTATGACGAAGTCAAACCGAAGGCACTCAACAAGCCAGAGTTGGGACACTTAGCCAAATCAAGTGCCCCACCGTTACGCCATCTGCGCGAGTACCGCTTGGATGACACGGCTTCATTTGAGCTAGGTCAAGCCCTAAAGGCTGATATTTTTACCGCTGGTCAAATTGTTGATGTTGCCGGAACCAGTATTGGTCGTGGCTTTGCCGGTTATCAAAAGCGCCACAACTTCAAGCGAGGACCGATGGCACATGGTTCCAAAAACCATCGCTTACCGGGTTCGACTGGACCTGGTACAACACCCGGTCGCACATTTCCAGGCAAGAGAATGGCGGGTCGCCTCGGAGGCACAAGGGTGACAATCCGTAAGCTTCAGGTCGTGCGGGTAGACACAGAACGCAATTTGCTGCTGATTAAAGGGGCTGTTCCCGGTAAGCCAGGGGCACTTTTGAGCATTGCACCGACAAACAAGGTCGGTCGATAG
- a CDS encoding NAD(P)H-quinone oxidoreductase subunit N — protein MALITTGNSFVRNLEQSGSLAMYMPLEGGFEGRYRRRLRAAGYASLCMTARGLGDLSAYLTGVHGVRPPHLGKKDIRVYYVPPVLTYQLEHLPPKSKGLVLWLIEGNILSSQEVEYLTTLPQQEPRVKVAVEMGGDRSFRWKPLKDALSEMVLAG, from the coding sequence ATGGCACTGATTACGACCGGCAACTCCTTCGTCCGCAATTTGGAACAATCGGGTTCACTCGCCATGTACATGCCCTTAGAGGGGGGATTCGAGGGACGTTATCGACGCCGTTTGCGCGCCGCAGGCTATGCCAGTTTGTGCATGACCGCTAGAGGTTTAGGTGACCTATCTGCCTACCTCACCGGCGTCCACGGTGTGCGTCCTCCTCATTTGGGCAAGAAAGATATTCGAGTTTATTATGTGCCACCTGTATTGACCTACCAACTAGAACATTTGCCTCCAAAGTCCAAAGGCTTGGTGCTGTGGCTGATTGAAGGTAATATCCTGTCGAGTCAGGAAGTGGAATATTTAACCACTCTGCCCCAACAGGAACCGCGAGTCAAAGTGGCTGTGGAAATGGGTGGCGATCGCTCTTTCCGTTGGAAGCCTCTAAAAGATGCCTTATCGGAAATGGTCTTAGCGGGTTAG